In Paraburkholderia caribensis, a single window of DNA contains:
- a CDS encoding sensor histidine kinase — MRLTTKGLLLIAIPAVFELALLSGLIKAQSDAEQAERWSMHSEDVLRQTASILAPVLLESVRLRGAVVSGTRDTSTPVAFWMDVDRRIDRLAELVADNPTQVERAAQIRQAVQMYRQWSDRVQDLIRSGRRRDVLQRFRDLAGTDVLDGFRAQIAAFQAQERQLDSVRSAEAAAARERQQSLIVAAVLGSLVFVAIAFWVFARRVRGRLALLSDNASRLASNEPLAPLTPGNDEIARLDLTLHMTSRKLLEAERQQARFQSDLGRHAAELAQTNETLRQQTQENETFIYSVSHDLRAPLVNLQGFSKELTHACDDLRAALRQSSLSTHQREHVERLIDEDIGEALHFLQTAVLRASHIIDALLRLSRVGRVEYRRQQVEVRDIVQRVIDAMQATIRDHRARVIVQALPPVWGDPTALEQIFANLIGNAINYLSPERAGVVEIGTAPAPPGVQTLRIFYVKDNGMGIPEIAMPRLFNAFQRLHGNVAAGEGIGLALVRRMVERHGGRVWAESTEGVGTTFYLSLPDAAAPSRDDEDDAATAGDGQALRADAR, encoded by the coding sequence ATGAGACTGACGACCAAAGGCCTGCTTCTGATTGCGATCCCCGCTGTCTTCGAACTGGCATTGCTGTCGGGTCTCATCAAGGCGCAGTCGGATGCCGAACAGGCCGAGCGCTGGAGCATGCATAGCGAGGATGTGCTGCGGCAGACAGCCAGCATTCTCGCGCCCGTGCTGCTGGAATCGGTGCGGTTGCGCGGCGCCGTCGTCAGCGGCACACGCGATACCTCGACGCCCGTGGCGTTCTGGATGGACGTCGACCGTCGCATCGACCGGCTCGCCGAACTGGTCGCCGACAATCCCACGCAAGTCGAGCGCGCCGCGCAGATCCGCCAGGCCGTGCAGATGTACCGCCAATGGTCGGACCGCGTGCAGGACCTGATCCGCTCGGGACGCCGGCGCGACGTGCTGCAGCGTTTTCGCGACCTTGCCGGAACCGACGTGCTCGACGGCTTTCGCGCGCAGATCGCGGCGTTCCAGGCGCAGGAGCGGCAGCTCGATTCGGTGCGTTCGGCCGAGGCCGCGGCGGCGCGGGAGCGGCAGCAGTCGCTGATCGTCGCGGCCGTGCTCGGCTCGCTGGTATTCGTCGCGATTGCGTTCTGGGTGTTCGCGCGCCGCGTGCGCGGCCGGCTCGCGCTGCTGTCGGACAACGCCAGCCGGCTTGCCAGCAACGAGCCGCTGGCGCCTCTCACGCCCGGCAACGATGAAATCGCGCGGCTCGATCTGACGCTGCATATGACCAGCCGCAAGCTGCTCGAAGCGGAGCGCCAGCAGGCGCGCTTCCAGTCGGATCTCGGCCGCCACGCCGCCGAACTCGCGCAGACCAACGAAACGCTGCGCCAGCAAACCCAGGAAAACGAGACGTTCATCTATAGCGTGTCGCACGATCTGCGCGCGCCGCTGGTCAATCTGCAGGGTTTCTCGAAGGAACTGACGCATGCGTGCGACGATCTGCGCGCCGCCCTGCGCCAGTCGTCGCTGTCGACGCATCAGCGTGAGCATGTCGAGCGGCTGATCGACGAGGACATCGGCGAGGCGCTGCATTTCCTGCAGACGGCGGTATTGCGCGCGTCGCACATCATCGACGCGTTGTTGCGGCTATCGCGCGTGGGCCGCGTCGAATACCGGCGCCAGCAGGTCGAGGTGCGCGACATCGTGCAGCGCGTGATCGACGCGATGCAGGCCACGATTCGCGATCATCGCGCGCGCGTCATCGTGCAGGCGCTGCCGCCCGTATGGGGCGATCCGACGGCGCTCGAGCAGATCTTCGCGAACCTGATTGGCAACGCGATCAATTATCTGAGCCCGGAGCGCGCGGGCGTCGTCGAAATCGGCACGGCGCCTGCGCCGCCTGGCGTGCAGACGCTGCGCATCTTCTATGTGAAGGACAACGGCATGGGCATTCCGGAAATCGCGATGCCGCGCCTGTTCAATGCGTTCCAGCGGCTCCACGGCAACGTGGCGGCGGGCGAGGGGATCGGTCTGGCGCTGGTGCGACGCATGGTCGAGCGGCACGGCGGACGCGTGTGGGCGGAATCGACGGAGGGTGTGGGAACGACGTTCTACCTGTCGTTGCCGGATGCCGCCGCACCGTCGCGCGACGACGAGGACGATGCCGCGACAGCGGGCGATGGACAGGCGTTGCGGGCGGACGCGCGATAG